A genome region from Urocitellus parryii isolate mUroPar1 chromosome X, mUroPar1.hap1, whole genome shotgun sequence includes the following:
- the Actrt1 gene encoding actin-related protein T1 codes for MSNPQTLDIPAVVFDNGSGLCKVGLSGEIGPRQVINSVVGHPKFNIPSARANRKKYFVGEEAQYRYDALYLHYPIERGLVTRWDDMEKLWKHLFEWDLGVKPSEQPILLTEPSLNPRETREKTAEILFEKFSVPALYLLNHAAGALYASACVTGLVVDSGDGITCTVPVFEGYSLPHAVTKLYVAGRDITEHLTRLLLARGCTFPCILNKAVVDDIKEKSCYISLEPEIEPSKRRQEVLTEFKLPDGNVIHMGDHLYQVPEVLFAPDQLGIHDPGLSKMVCSTISKCDADIQSNLFADIVLSGGTTLFPGLEERLMKELEEMAFRGTPIKITASPDRCFSAWIGASIMTSMSTFKQMWVTSEDFKEFGKFVVQRKCF; via the coding sequence ATGTCTAATCCACAGACATTGGACATCCCTGCAGTGGTTTTTGACAACGGCTCGGGACTCTGCAAGGTAGGCCTGTCTGGGGAGATTGGACCCCGTCAAGTCATCAACTCTGTCGTGGGGCATCCCAAATTCAACATCCCTTCCGCCAGGGCCAATCGCAAGAAGTACTTCGTGGGGGAAGAAGCCCAGTACAGGTATGATGCCTTATATCTGCACTACCCGATTGAGCGTGGACTGGTGACCAGGTGGGATGACATGGAGAAACTCTGGAAGCATCTTTTCGAGTGGGACCTGGGGGTGAAACCCAGCGAACAGCCCATCCTGCTGACAGAGCCTTCCCTGAACCCGAGAGAGACGCGCGAGAAGACTGCGGAGATCCTGTTTGAGAAATTCAGTGTGCCTGCGCTCTACCTGCTCAACCACGCGGCGGGAGCACTGTATGCTTCGGCCTGCGTGACCGGCCTGGTGGTGGACAGTGGCGATGGGATCACTTGCACTGTCCCCGTCTTTGAGGGCTACTCCCTCCCGCACGCAGTCACCAAGCTCTATGTGGCAGGGAGAGACATCACAGAGCACCTCACACGGCTCCTCCTAGCCCGAGGCTGTACCTTCCCTTGCATCCTCAACAAGGCCGTGGTGGATGACATCAAAGAGAAGTCCTGCTACATCTCCCTGGAGCCCGAGATAGAGCCATCCAAGAGGCGGCAGGAGGTCCTCACAGAATTCAAACTGCCCGATGGCAATGTCATCCACATGGGGGACCATCTATACCAGGTACCTGAGGTCCTCTTCGCGCCCGACCAGCTGGGCATCCATGACCCCGGGCTCTCCAAAATGGTCTGCAGCACTATCTCCAAGTGCGACGCTGACATCCAGAGCAACCTTTTTGCAGACATCGTGCTGTCTGGAGGCACCACGCTCTTCCCCGGGCTGGAGGAAAGGCTCATGAAAGAACTGGAAGAGATGGCTTTCAGGGGGACCCCCATCAAGATCACTGCTTCTCCTGACAGATGTTTCTCTGCGTGGATTGGTGCATCCATCATGACTTCTATGAGCACTTTCAAGCAGATGTGGGTCACTTCTGAGGACTTTAAGGAATTTGGCAAATTCGTGGTTCAGAGGAAATGCTTTTGA